One genomic window of Salmo salar chromosome ssa12, Ssal_v3.1, whole genome shotgun sequence includes the following:
- the LOC106564309 gene encoding lysine-rich nucleolar protein 1 isoform X1, whose protein sequence is MVVKKKKGETRESGEAEKEMVVKKKKGETRESGEAEKEMVVKKKKGETRESGEAEKEMVVKKKKGETRESGEAEKEMVVKKKKGAEATVAVQEEEQNNTKKKKPKFSSSAADTTMETEGKEGKMKKEKRKASALTEKEDVMVVDKRKPKHMKRVDTKGVVEQAEDGESKGRKKVKKSSSEVETEMEDSTPHKKGKKIMTKGKKKIKVESCTPEDQERDQTDVVFLSETRGNAFEINIDQGRRLALQNEIDQKSNPVQLKPVPSGLGQWGTAQFDSSDQHNKFLRLMGGFKKGGQPMAASGATGGRANMALTKDGQQSLQQGLLGEFERAQSRRMDFTGKGAGLGFSAPSNKKFSIDINTTRSVRFDD, encoded by the exons atGGTAGTAaagaagaagaaaggagagacgagagagagcggagaggcagagaaagaaatGGTAGTAaagaagaagaaaggagagacgagagagagcggagaggcagagaaagaaatGGTAGTAaagaagaagaaaggagagacgagagagagcggagaggcagagaaagaaatGGTAGTAaagaagaagaaaggagagacgagagagagcggagaggcagagaaagaaatGGTAGTAAAGAAGAAGAAAGGAGCTGAGGCCACAGTAGCAGTACAGGAGGAGGAACAGAATAACACCAAAAAGAAGAAACCCAAGTTCTCCAGCAGCGCTGCAGACACCACCATGGAGACGGAAGGAAAGGAGGGCAAGatgaagaaagagaagagaaaggccTCTGCACTAACAGAGAAGGAGGATGTGATGGTGGTGGACAAGCGGAAGCCCAAACATATGAAAAGGGTGGATACGAAAGGAGTAGTGGAACAGgcggaggacggagagagcaagGGAAGGAAAAAGGTGAAGAAGAGCTCCTCTGAGGTAGAGACAGAAATGGAGGACAGCACCCCTCACAAGAAAGGGAAGAAGATTATGACGAAGGGGAAAAAGAAGATAAAGGTGGAGAGCTGCACCCCTGAAGACCAGGAG AGGGACCAGACGGACGTGGTTTTCCTGTCAGAGACCAGGGGAAACGCCTTCGAGATCAATATTGATCAG GGGAGACGCCTGGCCTTGCAGAATGAGATCGACCAGAAGTCTAATCCAGTCCAACTCAAACCGGTACCATCG GGTTTGGGCCAGTGGGGCACTGCCCAGTTTGACAGTTCCGACCAACACAATAAGTTCCTGCGGTTGATGGGCGGCTTCAAGAAGGGCGGGCAGCCAATGGCAGCGAGCGGTGCGACGGGAGGGCGGGCCAACATGGCGCTGACTAAAGACGGACAGCAGAGCTTGCAGCAAGGCCTACTGGGCGAGTTTGAGCGCGCTCAGTCGCGCCGCATGGACTTCACGGGAAAGGGGGCGGGACTTGGGTTCTCAGCGCCGTCCAATAAGAAGTTCTCGATTGACATCAACACAACCCGATCTGTGCGCTTCGATGACTGA
- the LOC106564309 gene encoding lysine-rich nucleolar protein 1 isoform X2, with protein sequence MVVKKKKGETRESGEAEKEMVVKKKKGETRESGEAEKEMVVKKKKGETRESGEAEKEMVVKKKKGETRESGEAEKEMVVKKKKGAEATVAVQEEEQNNTKKKKPKFSSSAADTTMETEGKEGKMKKEKRKASALTEKEDVMVVDKRKPKHMKRVDTKGVVEQAEDGESKGRKKVKKSSSEVETEMEDSTPHKKGKKIMTKGKKKIKVESCTPEDQERDQTDVVFLSETRGNAFEINIDQGRRLALQNEIDQKSNPVQLKPGLGQWGTAQFDSSDQHNKFLRLMGGFKKGGQPMAASGATGGRANMALTKDGQQSLQQGLLGEFERAQSRRMDFTGKGAGLGFSAPSNKKFSIDINTTRSVRFDD encoded by the exons atGGTAGTAaagaagaagaaaggagagacgagagagagcggagaggcagagaaagaaatGGTAGTAaagaagaagaaaggagagacgagagagagcggagaggcagagaaagaaatGGTAGTAaagaagaagaaaggagagacgagagagagcggagaggcagagaaagaaatGGTAGTAaagaagaagaaaggagagacgagagagagcggagaggcagagaaagaaatGGTAGTAAAGAAGAAGAAAGGAGCTGAGGCCACAGTAGCAGTACAGGAGGAGGAACAGAATAACACCAAAAAGAAGAAACCCAAGTTCTCCAGCAGCGCTGCAGACACCACCATGGAGACGGAAGGAAAGGAGGGCAAGatgaagaaagagaagagaaaggccTCTGCACTAACAGAGAAGGAGGATGTGATGGTGGTGGACAAGCGGAAGCCCAAACATATGAAAAGGGTGGATACGAAAGGAGTAGTGGAACAGgcggaggacggagagagcaagGGAAGGAAAAAGGTGAAGAAGAGCTCCTCTGAGGTAGAGACAGAAATGGAGGACAGCACCCCTCACAAGAAAGGGAAGAAGATTATGACGAAGGGGAAAAAGAAGATAAAGGTGGAGAGCTGCACCCCTGAAGACCAGGAG AGGGACCAGACGGACGTGGTTTTCCTGTCAGAGACCAGGGGAAACGCCTTCGAGATCAATATTGATCAG GGGAGACGCCTGGCCTTGCAGAATGAGATCGACCAGAAGTCTAATCCAGTCCAACTCAAACCG GGTTTGGGCCAGTGGGGCACTGCCCAGTTTGACAGTTCCGACCAACACAATAAGTTCCTGCGGTTGATGGGCGGCTTCAAGAAGGGCGGGCAGCCAATGGCAGCGAGCGGTGCGACGGGAGGGCGGGCCAACATGGCGCTGACTAAAGACGGACAGCAGAGCTTGCAGCAAGGCCTACTGGGCGAGTTTGAGCGCGCTCAGTCGCGCCGCATGGACTTCACGGGAAAGGGGGCGGGACTTGGGTTCTCAGCGCCGTCCAATAAGAAGTTCTCGATTGACATCAACACAACCCGATCTGTGCGCTTCGATGACTGA